A part of Anser cygnoides isolate HZ-2024a breed goose unplaced genomic scaffold, Taihu_goose_T2T_genome scaffold_44_1, whole genome shotgun sequence genomic DNA contains:
- the LOC136789312 gene encoding zinc finger protein 628-like has translation MVGAQQPELAAGRAAAAAAGGGEHPYECLECGKVFKWSSRLIHHQRTHTGERPYKCSECPKAFKGSSALLYHQRSHTGERPYKCSECGKAFKRSSLLQIHQSVHTGLRAFKCALCGMAFKWSSHYQYHLRQHTGERPYKCTACPKAFKNSSSLRRHRHIHTGERPYVCAACGKAFTQSTNLRQHQRTHTGERPYACAHCGKTFTHSSNLLLHQRTHAAARPHKCPACPKAFVSDACLQKHLQSHAAPPPPQPPPLLLEAVEAVGMLWKCGECQLAFPSQELLLGHQRGHLRPGTPADAATAAAAAHRCPTCGKTFKNGSGLARHRHSHAAERPYKCSLCHKSFGQLAGLLGHQRGHSAEQRPPPAQAEAPRPPPALAAAPAPAERPYQCTECGKAFKGSSGLRYHMRDHTGERPYKCSECPKAFKRSSLLAIHQRVHTGLRAFKCAECGLTFKWSSHYQYHLRLHTGERPYACPDCPKAFKNTSCLRRHRQLHTGERPHACPVCGKAFAQTSNLRQHQRTHTGERPYACAHCGKTFTHSSNLQLHQRTHSSARPHQCPLCPKAFVMASYLQRHLRTHAAGPKGPPRAAPRDVPVLQATLSLEVAAPDAQTFLLVQTAQGLQLIPSPPPPPQKLILLPAAPRPPPEPTPRRGEPAGPGQSLLLVPSTGTALPGLRLQAVTGTPQGPGPGVLVLQGLPEQPPRQAGPPQGQAAAEGASVRLGALPQPPDVASIQLQATEVASVQLQALPQPSKVTNIQLQATEVANVHLQALSQPSEVANVQLQALPQPAEVTNIHLQATEVADVHLRALSQPSEVASVQLQAAEVANVHLQALPQPSEVASIQLQAAEVADVQLQALPQPPDVTGIELQAAEVANVHLQALPQPPGVTNIQLQAGEVANVQLQALPPPPEVTNIQLQALPQPAGVTDIELQAAEVANVQLQALPQPSEVTNIQLQALPRPSEVTGIQLQAAEVTDVQLQATQVTSVQLQALPQPLEVPGVHLQAAEVPDIQLRTSDVTSVHLETAEVPSIHLQAAEVANVHLQATDVASVQLQATEVPNLQLQATEVPNIHLQATEVPGVHLQATEVPNLHLQTTEVPNLHLQATEVPGVHLQATEVPNLQLQATQVPSVQLQTLPQPPEVPNVHLQPAEVPDIQLQAVEVPNLHLQATEVPAVHLQAVEVPPVHLQPPAGAHAAPQPPGVPLAGGPPAPEVLLVQGGAAPAVGLGVLQTAEGLRSILVLRGAGTQPSAGPPAGPPKVLVLRGEPRRGGAAGSEGGAQAVVQLLPGPTAPQLPAVQGVQALPGAQLVHTF, from the coding sequence CCCTACGAGTGCCTGGAGTGCGGGAAGGTGTTCAAGTGGTCGTCGCGGCTCATCCACCACCAGCGCACCCACACGGGCGAGCGGCCCTACAAGTGCTCCGAGTGCCCCAAGGCCTTCAAGGGCTCCTCGGCGCTGCTCTACCACCAGCGCAGCCACACGGGCGAGCGGCCCTACAAGTGCTCCGAGTGCGGCAAGGCCTTCAAGCGCTCCTCGCTGCTGCAGATCCACCAGAGCGTGCACACGGGGCTGCGCGCCTTCAAGTGCGCGCTCTGCGGCATGGCCTTCAAGTGGTCCTCGCACTACCAGTACCACCTGCGGCAGCACACGGGCGAGCGGCCCTACAAGTGCACCGCCTGCCCCAAGGCCTTCAAGAACTCCTCCAGCCTCCGCCGGCACCGCCACATCCACACGGGCGAGCGGCCCTACGTCTGCGCCGCCTGCGGCAAGGCCTTCACCCAGTCCACCAACCTGCGCCAGCACCAGCGCACCCACACGGGCGAGCGGCCCTACGCCTGCGCCCACTGCGGCAAGACCTTCACCCACTCCTCCaacctcctcctgcaccagcgcACCCACGCCGCCGCCAGGCCCCACAAGTGCCCGGCCTGCCCCAAGGCCTTCGTCTCGGACGCCTGCCTGCAGAAGCACCTGCAGAGCCacgccgcgccgcccccgccgcagcccccgccgctgctgctggaggcggTGGAGGCGGTGGGGATGCTCTGGAAGTGCGGCGAGTGCCAGCTCGCCTtccccagccaggagctgctgctgggccacCAGCGCGGCCACCTCCGGCCGGGGACGCCGGCGGACGCggcgacggcggcggcggccgcccaCCGCTGCCCCACCTGCGGCAAGACCTTCAAGAACGGCTCGGGGCTGGCACGGCACCGGCACAGCCACGCCGCCGAGCGGCCCTACAAGTGCTCGCTGTGCCACAAGAGCTTCGGGCAGCTGGCCGGGCTGCTGGGCCACCAGCGCGGCCACTCGGCCGAGCAGCGCCCGCCACCGGCGCAGGCGGAggcgccgcggccccccccggcgctggccgcagccccggccccggccgagCGCCCCTACCAGTGCACCGAGTGCGGCAAAGCCTTCAAGGGCTCCTCGGGGCTGCGTTACCACATGCGGGACCACACGGGCGAGCGGCCCTACAAGTGCTCCGAGTGCCCCAAGGCCTTCAAGCGCTCCTCGCTGCTCGCCATCCACCAGCGGGTGCACACGGGGCTGCGCGCCTTCAAGTGCGCCGAGTGCGGCCTCACCTTCAAGTGGTCCTCGCACTACCAGTACCACCTGCGGCTGCACACGGGCGAGCGGCCCTACGCCTGCCCCGACTGCCCCAAGGCCTTCAAGAACACCTCGTGCCTCCGCCGGCACCGGCAGCTGCACACGGGCGAGCGGCCCCACGCCTGCCCGGTGTGCGGCAAGGCCTTCGCGCAGACCTCCAACCTGCGCCAGCACCAGCGCACCCACACGGGCGAGCGGCCCTACGCCTGCGCCCACTGCGGCAAGACCTTCACCCACTCCTCCAACCTCCAGCTCCACCAGCGCACCCACTCCAGCGCCCGCCCCCACCAGTGCCCGCTCTGCCCCAAGGCCTTCGTCATGGCCTCCTACCTCCAGCGCCACCTCCGCACCCACGCCGCGGGCCCCAAGgggcccccccgcgccgccccccgcgACGTCCCCGTCCTGCAGGCCACCCTCAGCCTGGAGGTGGCGGCCCCCGACGCCCAGACCTTCCTGCTGGTGCAGACGGCGCAGGGCCTGCAGCTCATCCCCAGCCCTCCGCCTCCCCCCCAGAAGCTCATcctgctccccgctgccccccggccgccccccgagCCCACCCCGCGCCGGGGGGAGCCCGCGGGCCCTGGGCAGAGCCTCCTGCTGGTGCCCAGCACGGGGACGGCCCTGCctgggctgcggctgcaggCGGTGACCGGCACCCCGCAGGGCCCGGGGCCCGGCGTCCTCGTCCTGCAGGgcctccctgagcagcccccGCGCCAGGCAGGTCCCCCCcagggccaggcagcagcagagggggcGAGCGTCCGGCTGGGAGCCCTGCCGCAGCCCCCAGACGTCGCCAGCATCCAGCTCCAGGCCACCGAGGTGGCCAGCGTCCAGCTCCAGGCCCTGCCGCAGCCCTCGAAGGTCACCAACATCCAGCTCCAGGCCACCGAGGTGGCCAACGTCCACCTCCAAGCCTTGTCGCAGCCCTCTGAGGTGGCCAACGTCCAGCTCCAGGCCCTGCCGCAGCCCGCAGAGGTCACCAACATCCACCTGCAGGCCACCGAGGTGGCCGACGTCCACCTCCGAGCCTTGTCGCAGCCCTCGGAGGTGGCCAGCGTCCAGCTGCAGGCCGCCGAGGTGGCCAACGTCCACCTCCAAGCCCTGCCGCAGCCCTCGGAGGTCGCCAGCATCCAGCTGCAGGCCGCCGAGGTGGCAGACGTCCAGCTGCAGGccctgccgcagccccccgATGTCACCGGCATTGAGCTGCAGGCCGCCGAGGTGGCCAACGTCCACCTCCAGGCCCTGCCGCAACCCCCGGGGGTCACCAACATCCAGCTGCAAGCCGGCGAGGTGGCCAACGTCCAGCTCCAGGCCCTGCCGCCACCCCCAGAGGTGACCAACATCCAGCTCCAGGCCCTGCCGCAGCCCGCGGGCGTCACCGACATCGAGCTGCAGGCCGCTGAGGTGGCCAACGTCCAGCTCCAAGCCCTGCCGCAGCCCTCGGAGGTCACAAACATCCAGCTCCAAGCCCTGCCGCGGCCCTCGGAGGTGACCGGCATCCAGCTCCAGGCCGCCGAGGTGACCGACGTCCAGCTGCAGGCCACCCAAGTGACCAGCGTCCAGCTCCAAGCCCTGCCGCAGCCCTTGGAGGTGCCCGGAGTCCATCTCCAGGCCGCGGAGGTGCCCGACATCCAGCTGCGGACCTCAGACGTGACCAGCGTCCATCTGGAGACCGCCGAGGTGCCCAGCATCCACCTCCAAGCCGCCGAGGTGGCCAACGTCCATCTTCAAGCCACCGATGTGGCCAGCGTCCAGCTCCAGGCCACCGAGGTGCCCAACCTCCAGCTCCAGGCCACCGAGGTGCCCAACATCCATCTCCAGGCCACCGAGGTGCCCGGCGTCCATCTCCAGGCCACCGAGGTGCCCAACCTCCATCTCCAGACCACCGAGGTGCCCAACCTCCACCTCCAGGCCACCGAGGTGCCCGGTGTCCATCTCCAAGCCACCGAGGTGCCCAACCTCCAGCTCCAGGCCACCCAAGTCCCGAGCGTCCAGCTCCAGACCCTTCCGCAGCCCCCGGAGGTGCCCAACGTCCATCTGCAGCCCGCGGAGGTGCCCGACATCCAGCTCCAAGCCGTGGAGGTGCCCAACCTCCACCTCCAGGCCACCGAGGTGCCCGCCGTCCACCTGCAGGCCGTGGAGGTGCCCCCGGtccacctgcagcccccggcgGGGGCACacgccgccccgcagccccccggggtgcCGCTGGCGGGGGGCCCTCCGGCGCCggaggtgctgctggtgcaggggggggcggcgccggccgtggggctgggggtgctgcagaCGGCCGAGGGGCTGCGGAGCATCTTGGTGCTGCGGGGGGCGGGCACCCAGCCCTCGGCCGGTCCCCCTGCGGGACCCCCCAAAGTCCTGGTCCTGAGGGGGGagccccggcgggggggggcagcgggcagcgaGGGGGGGGCGCAGGCCGTGGTGCAgctgctgcccggccccacggccccccagCTGCCGGCGGTGCAGGGGGTGCAGGCGCTGCCGGGGGCGCAGCTGGTGCACACCTTCTGA